A part of Cannabis sativa cultivar Pink pepper isolate KNU-18-1 chromosome 6, ASM2916894v1, whole genome shotgun sequence genomic DNA contains:
- the LOC133039274 gene encoding uncharacterized protein LOC133039274: MMTSNIAESINSAILAARSLPITTMIECFRSPVQKWVCKNGNEAHGIFTEVASDAEKLLRDNLLKAMKYQVIAITTIQYQVKVQEKGDFTINILERTCSCRRFQLDEIPCSHAIAVFAKED, from the exons ATGATGACTTCAAACATAGCAGAATCAATAAATTCGGCGATCCTAGCTGCAAGGTCATTACCAATTACAACAATGATTGAGTGCTTTAGAAGCCCTGTCCAAAAATGGGTGTGCAAAAATGGCAATGAAGCACATGGAATATTTACCGAAGTAGCATCAGATGCTGAAAAACTACTGAGAGACAATTTGCTTAAGGCAATGAAATACCAG gtcaTCGCAATCACAACAATCCAATACCAAGTGAAGGTGCAAGAAAAAGGGGATTTCACAATCAACATACTAGAAAGAACATGCAGCTGCAGAAGGTTCCAACTAGATGAGATACCATGCTCACATGCAATAGCTGTATTTGCAAAAGAGGATTAA
- the LOC115703677 gene encoding uncharacterized protein LOC115703677 has translation MENESESKVPSVVEKVEPATKAKGRPKKTSRKAKDPSIEEEKPVKVETRKSPRKSKADNVVEHIPLKAPTRRSHRKLKVDNQEVKGDVADSVSHKHRSKKVSKKATNVLQADNDDDFQTQKVVAEVVSSKKRKAVSDDASASKKSKTKDAVEDSNLVCLFFFLYFFCCFVYCICWTNVYFLVVYILSICLFY, from the exons atGGAGAATGAATCAGAATCAAAAGTCCCATCTGTTGTTGAAAAGGTTGAGCCTGCTACGAAGGCTAAAGGCCGACCAAAAAAAACTTCACGTAAAGCTAAA gaTCCTTCTATCGAAGAAGAAAAACCTGTTAAAGTTGAAACGAGGAAATCTCCTCGTAAATCCAAA GCTGATAATGTTGTGGAACATATTCCCTTGAAAGCTCCAACAAGAAGATCTCACCGGAAACTTAAA gtTGATAATCAAGAAGTTAAAGGTGATGTTGCTGATTCTGTTTCTCACAAACACCGTAGTAAAAAAGTTAGTAAGAAGGCTACTAATGTCCTTCAAGCAGACAATGATGATGATTTTCAGACTCAGAAGGTTGTGGCGGAAGTTGTTTCAAGCAAGAAAAGGAAGGCTGTTAGTGATGACGCTAGTGCGTCAAAGAAAAGCAAAACTAAGGATGCAGTGGAGGATTCTAATTTggtatgtcttttttttttcttatattttttttgttgttttgtgtaTTGTATTTGTTGGacaaatgtttattttttagttgtatatatattatctatttgtttattttattag